A stretch of Nitrospirota bacterium DNA encodes these proteins:
- a CDS encoding type II toxin-antitoxin system VapC family toxin: MLVWWSARVECSAALARLVRERKLERGEERIALQNLRNLQESWMEVQPTEAVREAAVRLLRIHGLRSSDSLQLAAALVASEYRPTTLEFVCMDERLSMAADREGFPLVRLDSHD; encoded by the coding sequence GTGCTGGTCTGGTGGTCCGCCCGAGTGGAATGCTCCGCCGCCTTGGCTCGGCTCGTGCGGGAGAGGAAATTGGAACGCGGCGAAGAACGGATCGCCCTTCAGAACCTTCGAAATCTTCAAGAGAGCTGGATGGAGGTCCAGCCGACCGAAGCCGTGAGAGAGGCGGCAGTCCGCCTGCTGAGGATACACGGGCTAAGGTCTTCCGACTCCCTTCAACTTGCGGCGGCCCTCGTGGCAAGCGAGTACCGGCCGACGACCTTGGAATTCGTTTGCATGGATGAGCGACTTTCCATGGCAGCAGATCGCGAGGGCTTCCCTCTCGTCAGGTTGGACTCTCACGACTGA
- the flgM gene encoding flagellar biosynthesis anti-sigma factor FlgM, with protein MANDISRIGQAPPPPPVPPSGGGRKPPSTPPSGGSDSGDRVTRTTPDYTQKTNSIPEVRTDRVQEVRRQIDKGNYEVDSKEVADKLVRDTLKDLVAPDLASKVTGR; from the coding sequence ATGGCAAATGATATCAGTAGGATAGGTCAGGCCCCCCCGCCTCCCCCAGTTCCCCCGAGTGGAGGAGGCCGGAAACCTCCCAGCACCCCGCCCTCCGGCGGCAGCGATTCAGGCGACCGCGTAACTCGAACGACCCCGGACTACACGCAGAAAACCAATTCCATCCCGGAAGTCCGCACCGACCGGGTACAGGAAGTCCGCCGGCAGATTGACAAGGGAAATTACGAAGTCGACAGCAAGGAAGTCGCCGACAAGTTGGTTCGAGACACGCTGAAGGATCTCGTGGCGCCCGACCTCGCCTCCAAGGTCACCGGGCGCTAG